ATTAAAAAATATAGAAATGAATTACTTCAAATTGGAACCAATGTATTCAAAAAGATATTACAAGTTTTTCGGAGCCGCAGGAGAGTGGAATTGTTCCTGGGTACTATTGCTACTCTGACATTGGGCTTTATTATTCTGATGATCGGGATAATTCAGGATTATTTGGCAAATGAGTTTAATGATTTTGATACAATCGGTACTATTTTGGTAACGGTAATTTTTAAAGGACGTTTAGCCTTTTTGATGAATTTTTCTTTGAAGCTTGGAACAAATGTGTTTTTAATTAGTATCATTTTATATACACTTTTGTGGATGTTATGGAAAGGGAAAGAAAAGCTGCTTGAAATCTACTTTTTGATTTTTACGGTTGTAGGGGGAGAGCTATACGAAGAAATGCTCCGAACTATTTTTCATAGGCTTTCACCAAATGAACCGCCTTTGTTAGAGCGAATTCCATCTGGATTCCCAAGTGAGCAGTCGTTAATGGCATTTGTGATATATGGGTTTTTCTTCTTTGTGATCCTGCGCCATAACCGTGCTATCAAAGTACATACAGTTTTGATCATCAGCTGGGTGTCGATTCTCCTGTTTATTGGCATAAGCCACGTGTATTTTGGTGTTCAAAATCCAAGCCAAATTGCTGCAGGCTATGTGTTCGGAGGAGTATGGCTTGGACTTTCAATCTTACTTCTTGAAATATTCAGGCTGCTAATTGGTATGGATGCCCCGAAAAAAGGAACTAAAATTCGAAAAAAGAAGATTTTATTTCAAAAAGGAGACGATACACCGCCAAATTGACTCGGTTTATAGATCAAAATAGTAGTTTTTAACAGTTTAATGGTAAAATGAGATCGCCAAGTTATAACATTTTGTTTAAGGTTAGTTAGTGATTTCTAATGATGTAATGTTACTTCTGAATGATTTGAAGTGATAAAGAAATGTAGGTGCTGAATGGAAAAGAAAAAAATAGAAAAGTGGATGAATATTGTTTCGAAAATAGTTTTGTTTGGTGGAATATTCGCCATAATCGCTAGCATCCACTCATTGAGTACCACATTTCACCTCTATATTACAGGGAGTGAACCAGGGCGATTCAATAAAGAAATCAATAAAAATGTTGGTACTGTTGCTGAAATTATCGGGATTGCTACCGGAGCGCTTTGGGTGGTTCGTAAAATTTGGCTGGAAATGAAAAAACGGAAATGGCCATTTACGGACTGGATTCAACAGCTTTTCGTATTATTACGCAAACGGCATATTTATTTAGGAATCTTAACCCTTTTATTATCCTTTGCGCATGGTGTTTATTTCTATTTATTTGTCGATGAACGCCACCAATGGACAATGTACTCTGGGGTTGTAGCCTTTATTTCTCTCATTATCCTTGCTTTATTAGGATGGAGACATGAGCAAAATAAGAAAACGAAAAAAAATCAACAAACGAAAAAAGCACATGTAATGTTTGCGATTATTTTTGCCATATTGTTTTTGGTCCATTTAAATCTTTAAAAAATATTCGTGAAACGCCAACTAATAGGATAAAAAAATCAATCAAAGCGATCCCCTTTGTCTTAGATTTTTGAAGGAATCCATCCTTTGGTGGATTCTTTTTTAGCTAAGTAGAATTTATATCCATAAATTCTACTAGCGCATAAGTGCAACTACGCCTAATCACCGCCCTTATGGGCTCGCCAATTTGCGAGTTTTCTTTATACGTAAATGGTACTTTTGTAATTAAATGCATTTGAGAAGACTAGAAAGGAAGAAGCTCATGAATAAAAAATTTATTCGTTTAACAACCTTTGTTTCCATCTTATTATGCTTGCTCTGGCTTATTGGGCTTGGCTGGGCAGTGGAAGAATTTTATGCAGGTAAACCTGAAAATCCTAAATCAAAAGCTGTAACTGAAAAGGTCGTAGATAAAAAAGAATTAACAGTTGTGGCTTTAGGTGATTCCTTAACAAGAGGAACAGGTGATGAAACTGGAAAAGGGTATGTCGGGGATGTTATCGATGAAATAAAGAAAAGAACGAAACAGCCAGTCACATTATTAAATCTCGGAATTAATGGGGCTAGGTCAGATCAGTTACGGACGCAGGTGCAACAAAGAGAAGTAAAAAGGCAAATTCAGCGAGCAGATATTCTATTAGTTACAATTGGCGGGAACGATTTGTTCAGAGGTGGACAAGGGTTAATGGATTATCAAACAAAGAACATTGCTGTAACCGAGAAAAAATATTTAGAAAATATAAAATTTATTTTTCAACAAATAAGACAAACCAATACAAAAGCAAATGTTTTTTTCATTGGGTTATATAATCCTTTTATAAATTTAAATGAGGGAAAAGATATTTCAAAAGTAATTCGACGTTGGAATTATGATAGTGCAGAAATCAGTGCTTCTTTTCCAAAGGTTGTGTTTGTACCAACGTTCGATTTATTTGAACTAAAAGTAAATGACTATTTATACTCAGATAAGTTCCATCCAAATACAAAGGGATACCGGTTAATTGCTGAACGGGTGGCAGCATTACTGACCTGGTAAGGAGAGTGCATTGATGGAGAAAATAACATTATCGGTACAAAACCTGAAGAAAGTGATTGGGAAAAAAGAAATTATTAAAGGTATATCATTTGAATTAAAGGAAGGGGAGGTGTTTGGATTTCTTGGGCCTAATGGAGCAGGGAAAACAACAACGATCCGTATGTTGGTGGGCTTGATTAAACCAACCTCTGGATCGATTGAAATATGTGGCTATAATATTAAAACGCATTTTTACCATGCATTAAAAAATCTTGGCTGCATTGTTGAAAATCCTGAATTATATCCATATTTGACAGGATCGGATAATCTCCTTCATTTTGCACGAATGCTTGAAGGTATTGGTGAAGAACGGATCAAAGAGGTGACAGAACTTGTCGGGTTAACAGAAAGAATTCATGATAAAGTAAAAACATATTCCCTTGGGATGAGACAACGACT
The Neobacillus sp. PS3-40 genome window above contains:
- a CDS encoding VTT domain-containing protein — encoded protein: MQHIIAFMNDYGYLILFLTSTLGILAVPVPIEALLGYAGFMSFQGQLNWFGSVLAATIGCTTGMLLAYLIGSKLGMPFFEKYGSRVHLGQERLNKTSIWFKKYGNKLIIVAFFIPGVRHFTGYFSGITRLPFRIFTLYSFIGSMIWVSTFITLGKMLGPKWQFFHEAIKKYLIIGSIFIVILILAVYFIKKYRNELLQIGTNVFKKILQVFRSRRRVELFLGTIATLTLGFIILMIGIIQDYLANEFNDFDTIGTILVTVIFKGRLAFLMNFSLKLGTNVFLISIILYTLLWMLWKGKEKLLEIYFLIFTVVGGELYEEMLRTIFHRLSPNEPPLLERIPSGFPSEQSLMAFVIYGFFFFVILRHNRAIKVHTVLIISWVSILLFIGISHVYFGVQNPSQIAAGYVFGGVWLGLSILLLEIFRLLIGMDAPKKGTKIRKKKILFQKGDDTPPN
- a CDS encoding SGNH/GDSL hydrolase family protein produces the protein MNKKFIRLTTFVSILLCLLWLIGLGWAVEEFYAGKPENPKSKAVTEKVVDKKELTVVALGDSLTRGTGDETGKGYVGDVIDEIKKRTKQPVTLLNLGINGARSDQLRTQVQQREVKRQIQRADILLVTIGGNDLFRGGQGLMDYQTKNIAVTEKKYLENIKFIFQQIRQTNTKANVFFIGLYNPFINLNEGKDISKVIRRWNYDSAEISASFPKVVFVPTFDLFELKVNDYLYSDKFHPNTKGYRLIAERVAALLTW